In Reichenbachiella agarivorans, one genomic interval encodes:
- the ade gene encoding adenine deaminase, which yields MTTITGQYIDLFLQTTYPAQIEIKNGRIYRVSKITQAPDQYILPGFVDAHVHVESSMLVPSEFARMAVVHGTVGTISDPHEIGNVLGVKGVEYMIANGKEVNFKFYFGAPSCVPATTFETAGAEISVADIEYLLSKDEVVYLAEMMNWPGVLFNDKTVFDKLAIAKRLGKPVDGHAPGLKGEQAQQYAAAGISTDHECFTIEEAQDKLSCGMKILIREGSAAKNFEALIPLLDGHYQSIMFCSDDKHPDNLEEGHINQLVKRSLAKGHNLYKVLQAACVNPVQHYGMDIGLLRQGDPADFILIDNPTDFNILQTWINGELVAKNGQTKIPSVPVSVINNFHCQLKKPEDFNLEITGSKVKVMEALDGQLITNLLTYDSALIDNPNQTNTEEDILKVVVINRYQNTAPSIGYIKNMGLKSGAIASSVGHDSHNIIAVGVDDKSICRAVNKIIASQGGVSAVSPDMEMLLELPVAGIMSDQDGYQVAKSYSAIDRFAKGLGSSLNSPFMTLSFMALLVIPKAKMSDLGFFDGEQFEFLQVFTD from the coding sequence ATGACCACCATTACAGGACAATACATCGACCTTTTCCTCCAAACCACCTATCCTGCGCAGATTGAAATCAAAAATGGCAGGATTTATCGTGTGTCAAAAATAACACAAGCACCTGACCAATACATCCTACCGGGTTTTGTAGATGCCCACGTGCATGTAGAGAGTTCTATGCTCGTGCCCTCTGAGTTTGCACGTATGGCGGTGGTACATGGCACGGTAGGCACCATCTCTGACCCTCATGAGATAGGCAATGTGCTAGGTGTGAAAGGAGTAGAATACATGATCGCCAATGGCAAGGAGGTCAATTTCAAATTCTATTTTGGGGCTCCCTCCTGTGTGCCTGCCACGACGTTTGAGACCGCAGGTGCGGAAATCTCTGTTGCGGACATAGAATACCTACTCAGCAAAGATGAGGTCGTGTACCTCGCAGAGATGATGAACTGGCCCGGAGTTTTGTTCAATGACAAAACTGTCTTTGACAAACTGGCAATTGCCAAACGACTAGGCAAACCCGTGGATGGTCATGCTCCAGGACTGAAAGGCGAGCAAGCACAACAATATGCTGCTGCAGGCATCTCCACAGATCACGAGTGTTTCACAATAGAAGAAGCTCAAGACAAACTCAGCTGTGGCATGAAAATTTTGATCCGAGAAGGAAGTGCGGCCAAAAATTTTGAAGCATTGATTCCTCTTCTCGATGGGCATTATCAGTCTATCATGTTTTGCTCTGATGATAAACATCCCGACAACCTCGAAGAAGGTCACATCAACCAACTCGTCAAACGATCTCTGGCCAAAGGCCACAACCTCTACAAAGTATTGCAAGCTGCCTGTGTCAACCCAGTTCAACACTACGGCATGGATATCGGACTGCTACGTCAGGGAGATCCTGCTGATTTCATCCTCATCGACAACCCTACTGATTTCAACATCCTTCAAACATGGATCAATGGAGAACTGGTTGCCAAAAATGGTCAAACCAAAATTCCTTCAGTCCCTGTTTCTGTGATCAATAATTTCCATTGTCAACTCAAGAAACCAGAAGACTTCAATCTCGAAATCACAGGGTCAAAAGTTAAGGTAATGGAAGCACTCGATGGTCAACTTATCACCAACCTGCTGACATATGACAGTGCCCTGATCGACAACCCCAATCAAACCAATACCGAGGAAGACATCCTGAAAGTAGTCGTGATCAACCGCTATCAAAATACCGCTCCCTCTATCGGATATATCAAAAATATGGGTCTAAAATCTGGCGCCATTGCCTCCTCCGTGGGGCATGACTCTCACAACATCATTGCCGTGGGAGTAGATGACAAGTCTATTTGCCGAGCGGTCAACAAAATCATTGCCTCTCAAGGTGGTGTCTCAGCAGTCAGTCCAGACATGGAGATGTTGCTGGAGCTGCCAGTCGCAGGCATCATGTCTGACCAAGACGGCTATCAAGTAGCCAAATCTTACTCAGCTATTGATCGCTTCGCCAAAGGACTAGGTTCTTCTCTGAATTCCCCATTCATGACACTGTCCTTTATGGCACTGCTTGTGATACCCAAAGCCAAAATGAGTGACTTAGGTTTTTTTGACGGAGAGCAATTCGAGTTTTTACAGGTTTTCACCGATTGA
- a CDS encoding trimeric intracellular cation channel family protein — MLELIYILNLVGTVVFAISGALTASDHKMDAFGAVVIAFITALGGGTVRDLLLDSHPIGWMGDPNYLYAVLFAVLLSYLFKRWIASLRRTMFLFDTIGIGLFAALGTQKALGFDMHFTIAIMMGVVSSVFGGVLRDILTNRVPLIFRKEIYATACLAGASLYVILIQFPIPDYLTLIIPIVLTMIIRLLAVKFEWSLPGIK; from the coding sequence ATGCTAGAACTGATCTATATATTGAACCTCGTCGGCACGGTGGTTTTTGCCATCTCTGGTGCCCTGACTGCCTCTGATCACAAGATGGATGCCTTTGGTGCGGTGGTTATTGCCTTCATCACTGCGCTAGGTGGGGGTACGGTCAGAGATTTGTTGCTAGACAGTCATCCCATCGGGTGGATGGGAGACCCCAACTATCTCTATGCTGTGCTTTTTGCAGTACTTCTCAGTTACCTGTTCAAAAGATGGATCGCTAGTCTGCGCCGTACCATGTTTTTGTTTGACACCATAGGGATAGGTCTTTTTGCTGCTTTGGGTACTCAAAAGGCCCTCGGTTTCGACATGCATTTTACGATTGCCATCATGATGGGTGTCGTCTCATCGGTATTTGGTGGTGTGTTGAGAGATATTTTGACCAACAGAGTACCGCTGATTTTCAGAAAGGAGATATATGCCACCGCCTGTCTTGCTGGAGCCAGTCTCTATGTGATCCTGATTCAATTTCCCATTCCAGATTACTTGACCTTGATCATCCCTATTGTTCTCACGATGATCATCCGTCTCTTGGCAGTCAAATTCGAGTGGTCATTGCCAGGGATTAAATGA
- a CDS encoding Y4yA family PLP-dependent enzyme, with the protein MKSKTPNVMCQTIVDPLPKLTPTLHSWIQSFLGETNLHQQLVTDYGSPLNLHHVDPFIENYQAYAKVIESFGLSHLVFFARKANKCKVFVNTAKNHGFGVDTASFEELNQCLSMGVDPAKLVLTAAIKTNDVLVLAIKNQVLIVVDNQDEIDAIKNLAASMNIVARVALRVSGFLINGEKMYSRFGFDINQIETVVTEYVCTTQHLSYQGMHFHLNGYEIEERVAAFDQLFDVVDSISAMGLSTKFIDMGGGFLTNYLEREEEWNHFQAELKLALAGERSPITFQNNGLGYSWSNGTIEGQLLTYPYYNPTPKEHMLRQILESPTAHGTVAQGLVDRNIELRLEPGRSLVDQTGITLAKVVFRKRDSNGDLLVGLEMNKTQLCSSSADFLLDPILIPINRKESVETDSVENAYLVGAYCLETDVLLKRKIAFPSLPQIGDLVCFPNTAGYMMHFYESQSHLFELAENLIISTNPTGLSAFKVSMEK; encoded by the coding sequence ATGAAATCAAAAACACCGAATGTCATGTGCCAAACTATTGTTGATCCACTACCCAAACTCACACCAACACTTCATTCTTGGATTCAATCATTTTTGGGAGAGACCAATCTTCATCAGCAGTTGGTGACCGACTATGGTTCTCCACTCAATCTGCATCATGTAGATCCTTTCATAGAAAACTATCAAGCATATGCAAAGGTTATCGAATCTTTTGGGCTGTCACATTTAGTGTTTTTTGCGCGAAAGGCCAATAAGTGTAAAGTTTTTGTGAATACAGCCAAAAATCATGGTTTTGGTGTGGATACAGCCAGTTTCGAAGAACTTAATCAGTGTCTTTCTATGGGGGTCGATCCAGCCAAGTTGGTCCTGACAGCCGCGATCAAAACCAATGACGTACTGGTATTGGCTATCAAAAATCAAGTGTTGATTGTGGTAGATAATCAAGATGAAATAGATGCGATCAAAAACTTGGCGGCTAGTATGAATATAGTGGCTCGTGTGGCGCTGAGAGTGAGTGGGTTTTTGATCAATGGAGAAAAAATGTATAGTCGATTTGGGTTTGACATTAACCAAATTGAGACTGTGGTGACAGAGTATGTTTGCACAACGCAGCACTTGTCTTATCAAGGCATGCATTTTCATCTCAATGGATATGAGATAGAGGAAAGAGTGGCAGCTTTTGATCAGTTGTTTGACGTGGTAGATAGTATCTCAGCGATGGGATTGTCAACCAAATTCATAGACATGGGCGGTGGTTTTTTGACTAATTATTTAGAAAGAGAAGAAGAGTGGAACCACTTTCAAGCAGAGCTAAAACTGGCGTTGGCCGGAGAGAGGTCTCCTATCACATTTCAGAACAATGGTTTGGGGTATTCATGGAGTAATGGAACAATTGAAGGCCAACTACTAACCTATCCTTACTATAACCCAACACCTAAAGAACACATGCTGCGTCAGATTCTAGAAAGCCCTACCGCTCATGGAACCGTGGCACAGGGTCTAGTTGACCGCAATATCGAGCTGCGTTTAGAGCCTGGTAGGTCATTGGTAGATCAGACTGGTATTACACTTGCAAAGGTGGTTTTTAGAAAAAGGGATTCTAATGGTGACCTACTAGTAGGGTTGGAAATGAACAAAACCCAACTCTGTAGTTCTAGTGCGGACTTTCTTTTGGATCCTATTTTGATCCCAATCAATCGGAAGGAGTCAGTCGAGACCGATTCGGTGGAGAATGCATATTTGGTAGGTGCCTATTGTTTGGAAACAGATGTGTTGCTCAAACGAAAAATTGCTTTTCCTTCTCTTCCTCAAATTGGTGACTTAGTCTGTTTTCCTAATACAGCAGGTTATATGATGCACTTCTATGAGTCGCAATCTCACTTATTTGAGTTGGCAGAAAATCTAATTATATCAACTAATCCAACTGGACTGAGTGCATTTAAAGTATCGATGGAGAAATAA
- a CDS encoding FAD/NAD(P)-binding protein has product MKFDSTDDTTWGSEHALAESPVYIAIIGGGPKGIYGFERLVAQCKKVQPTSQIVVHIFNRTRHFAAGEVYNPSQPDFLKMNIPSSQINMWLPDAEPSAVCQPLSFEQWSELNSDISEPIKSDTFPSRSLVGRYLINGYERIKMEMPANLTLREVVGEVVDMNRHANGYQLVIRDESGRVRTLHPTFQYILLTTGHPTPAPTTSRHLVSNAPKPNYISFIYPVEQKMDRVAPGSVVGIKGMGLTFVDCVLALTEGRGGRFSTAIDGKLIYEKSGLEPRLILPFCRNGLPMIPRTGDNNKLQLRFFTPSSMAELGSQNGKLDFESEIWPLVRQEYVRVHYMKLFELYNYPSIMETDQPYSYATIQQDIEWFHMLYPHIVRFDLNQFFDPLSDVEFQSDIEYHRFIVGYLEEGLDVTKQKSRHHFLSELTDVWNAAAGLFGDIYAHGGLTPQSQKKFENFYAPRLHRVSYGPPHTTMEKILTLAQQGLIHFSAVSQIHQTDHIGTRLVSKIDETAYDLDTMVNARIPKTHMSNVEEGVYHQLLSKGEICIYRNSDVDSEDSHMPGCLALDKKGFVIDANGKVNMSIAVMGTPTEGVTYNNDALTPSRNNFVSHWSDFVLNEIKNTECHVPNYC; this is encoded by the coding sequence ATGAAATTTGATTCAACAGATGATACAACATGGGGGTCAGAACATGCTCTTGCAGAGTCTCCTGTTTATATCGCTATTATTGGAGGTGGACCCAAAGGTATCTATGGTTTTGAAAGATTGGTGGCACAGTGCAAGAAGGTGCAGCCTACAAGTCAGATAGTGGTTCATATTTTTAATCGTACGCGCCATTTTGCAGCAGGAGAGGTTTACAATCCCTCTCAACCTGATTTTCTCAAAATGAACATTCCCAGCTCTCAAATTAATATGTGGTTACCTGATGCAGAGCCTTCGGCAGTGTGTCAGCCATTGAGTTTTGAGCAGTGGTCAGAGTTGAACAGTGATATTTCAGAGCCAATCAAGAGTGATACGTTTCCATCACGCTCCCTAGTGGGCAGATACTTGATCAATGGCTATGAACGGATCAAAATGGAGATGCCTGCGAATCTCACACTGCGCGAAGTAGTGGGAGAAGTGGTAGATATGAATCGTCATGCAAATGGCTACCAGCTCGTGATCAGAGATGAATCAGGAAGAGTAAGAACGCTACATCCTACTTTTCAATACATACTGTTGACTACAGGACATCCTACACCAGCCCCAACTACTTCAAGACACTTGGTCAGCAACGCTCCCAAGCCAAATTATATTTCGTTTATTTATCCTGTTGAGCAAAAGATGGATCGGGTTGCTCCTGGATCAGTAGTTGGCATTAAAGGTATGGGCCTCACCTTTGTGGATTGTGTATTGGCGCTGACAGAGGGTAGAGGAGGACGCTTCAGTACTGCAATAGATGGCAAACTGATCTACGAAAAGTCAGGGTTGGAACCGCGGCTGATTTTACCATTTTGCAGAAATGGACTGCCGATGATTCCGCGTACAGGTGATAATAATAAACTTCAGCTGCGATTTTTTACGCCAAGCAGTATGGCAGAACTTGGATCTCAAAATGGAAAGTTGGATTTTGAAAGTGAGATATGGCCTTTGGTCAGGCAAGAATACGTTCGCGTTCATTATATGAAACTTTTCGAGTTGTATAACTATCCTTCAATTATGGAAACTGACCAACCGTATTCCTATGCCACTATCCAACAAGATATAGAATGGTTTCACATGCTATATCCACATATTGTGCGTTTCGATCTCAATCAGTTCTTTGACCCACTGTCTGATGTCGAGTTCCAATCGGATATCGAATACCATAGATTCATAGTGGGGTATTTAGAAGAGGGACTGGATGTAACTAAACAAAAGTCTAGGCATCATTTTTTGAGTGAGTTGACTGATGTATGGAATGCTGCGGCTGGCCTTTTTGGGGATATTTATGCACATGGTGGGTTGACACCCCAGTCACAAAAAAAGTTTGAAAATTTCTATGCGCCGCGATTGCACCGCGTATCCTATGGACCTCCACACACCACGATGGAAAAAATACTTACATTAGCTCAACAGGGATTGATTCATTTTTCTGCAGTTTCACAGATACATCAAACAGATCATATAGGTACCAGACTGGTTTCTAAAATAGATGAAACTGCTTATGACTTGGATACTATGGTGAATGCGCGGATTCCGAAAACTCATATGAGTAATGTAGAGGAGGGTGTGTATCATCAGCTCTTATCAAAGGGGGAAATCTGCATTTATCGAAATAGTGATGTTGATTCCGAGGACAGCCATATGCCAGGGTGTTTGGCGCTAGATAAAAAGGGTTTCGTCATAGATGCCAATGGCAAGGTCAATATGTCGATAGCAGTCATGGGTACTCCTACAGAAGGTGTGACCTACAACAATGACGCACTTACTCCATCACGAAACAACTTCGTCAGTCATTGGTCTGACTTTGTACTAAATGAAATCAAAAACACCGAATGTCATGTGCCAAACTATTGTTGA